Proteins found in one Drosophila busckii strain San Diego stock center, stock number 13000-0081.31 chromosome 2R, ASM1175060v1, whole genome shotgun sequence genomic segment:
- the LOC108597336 gene encoding dnaJ homolog subfamily B member 2 isoform X1 yields the protein MVDYYKVLDVARTATDGEVKKAYRKLALKWHPDKNPDNLEEANKRFRELSEAYEVLSDARKRRIYDARATLHKSSAHSSSSSTGSASNGYYSRYRSGNGSSYSSATGRDFDYDYYPSSKRGNRYQAFTFRNLFEGTPFHKLFEKKRRIYDEYGKDGLGDRAQSRSHARHHYTQDFDDFDIMGGFPFVFRPPEEVFREFFGVNSPFADFFRDVNGYPQSNGATSSSRRHGGSGAGIGATRHHHHQHKLASPFGAPMLNYPMMDFFMPSSGFTSFSTSNSFGGGGGGGLHTNGACKRTSTSTVFVNGKKLMTKRVVENGKETVFSYENDVLKSKTVNGVSQKLSSIAN from the exons ATGGTTGACTATTATAAAGTATTGGATGTGGCACGCACTGCCACCGATGGTGAAGTCAAAAAAGC CTATCGAAAGTTGGCGCTCAAATGGCATCCGGACAAGAATCCCGATAATCTGGAGGAGGCCAACAAGCGTTTTCGTGAACTCTCCGAGGCCTACGAAGTGCTGTCTGATG CGCGCAAGCGTCGCATCTACGATGCTCGTGCCACGCTGCATAAATCTTCAGcgcatagcagcagcagcagcactggtAGCGCCAGCAACGGCTACTATTCCCGTTATCGGAGCGGCAATGGCTCTAGCTACTCCTCCGCAACGGGTCGTGACTTTGACTATGATTATTATCCCAGCAGCAAGCGAGGGAATCGCTATCAGGCGTTCACCTTCCGCAATTTATTCGAGGGCACGCCGTTTCACAAACTTTTTG AAAAGAAACGCCGCATTTATGATGAATACGGCAAGGATGGTCTAGGAGATCGCGCGCAGAGTCGCTCGCATGCACGTCATCATTATACACAGGACTTTGATGACTTTGACATTATGGGCGGCTTTCCGTTTGTCTTCCGACCACCCGAGGAGGTATTCCGCGAATTCTTTGGCGTCAATTCGCCCTTTGCCGACTTCTTCAGAG ATGTCAATGGATATCCACAGTCAAATGGCGCTACGAGCAGCAGTCGACGTCATGGTGGCAGCGGCGCTGGCATTGGCGCTACAcgacatcatcatcatcagcacaAATTGGCGAGTCCCTTTGGGGCGCCCATGCTCAACTATCCAATGATGGACTTTTTTATGCCCAGCAGCGGTTTCACCTCCTTCTcaaccagcaacagcttcggcggtggcggtggcggcggtcTACACACCAATGGCGCCTGCAAGCGCACCTCCACCTCAACTGTGTTTGTCAACGGCAAAAAATTGATGACCAAGCG cgTCGTCGAAAATGGCAAGGAAACTGTTTTCTCATATGAAAACGATGTCCTCAAATCAAAGACTGTGAATGGAGTGTCCCAAAAGCTCTCTTCAATAgcgaattaa
- the LOC108597336 gene encoding dnaJ homolog subfamily B member 6 isoform X2 encodes MVDYYKVLDVARTATDGEVKKAYRKLALKWHPDKNPDNLEEANKRFRELSEAYEVLSDEKKRRIYDEYGKDGLGDRAQSRSHARHHYTQDFDDFDIMGGFPFVFRPPEEVFREFFGVNSPFADFFRDVNGYPQSNGATSSSRRHGGSGAGIGATRHHHHQHKLASPFGAPMLNYPMMDFFMPSSGFTSFSTSNSFGGGGGGGLHTNGACKRTSTSTVFVNGKKLMTKRVVENGKETVFSYENDVLKSKTVNGVSQKLSSIAN; translated from the exons ATGGTTGACTATTATAAAGTATTGGATGTGGCACGCACTGCCACCGATGGTGAAGTCAAAAAAGC CTATCGAAAGTTGGCGCTCAAATGGCATCCGGACAAGAATCCCGATAATCTGGAGGAGGCCAACAAGCGTTTTCGTGAACTCTCCGAGGCCTACGAAGTGCTGTCTGATG AAAAGAAACGCCGCATTTATGATGAATACGGCAAGGATGGTCTAGGAGATCGCGCGCAGAGTCGCTCGCATGCACGTCATCATTATACACAGGACTTTGATGACTTTGACATTATGGGCGGCTTTCCGTTTGTCTTCCGACCACCCGAGGAGGTATTCCGCGAATTCTTTGGCGTCAATTCGCCCTTTGCCGACTTCTTCAGAG ATGTCAATGGATATCCACAGTCAAATGGCGCTACGAGCAGCAGTCGACGTCATGGTGGCAGCGGCGCTGGCATTGGCGCTACAcgacatcatcatcatcagcacaAATTGGCGAGTCCCTTTGGGGCGCCCATGCTCAACTATCCAATGATGGACTTTTTTATGCCCAGCAGCGGTTTCACCTCCTTCTcaaccagcaacagcttcggcggtggcggtggcggcggtcTACACACCAATGGCGCCTGCAAGCGCACCTCCACCTCAACTGTGTTTGTCAACGGCAAAAAATTGATGACCAAGCG cgTCGTCGAAAATGGCAAGGAAACTGTTTTCTCATATGAAAACGATGTCCTCAAATCAAAGACTGTGAATGGAGTGTCCCAAAAGCTCTCTTCAATAgcgaattaa